A part of Halobacillus shinanisalinarum genomic DNA contains:
- a CDS encoding WecB/TagA/CpsF family glycosyltransferase, translating to MENNQEYVEIKGIPFIKVSNQQLLDDHLYPALKAKRKTFIVTANPEIVMEAEDNNTYKQIIKQADYVVADGIGVVIGSKLIGNPLPERIAGYDLMQQLLERANQERLSCYFLGSNEVVLGKAVENIANIFPDLVVAGKHHGYFDLDDAAVADAIERTQPDIIFVGLGFPNQEKWIHRYYSQFNHGLFMGVGGSLDGLAGYVKRAPKIWQKLNVEWLYRLIKQPSRWKRMLQLPRFIWHILWKK from the coding sequence ATGGAAAACAATCAAGAGTATGTTGAAATTAAAGGAATTCCTTTTATAAAAGTTAGCAACCAACAGCTGTTGGATGATCATTTATACCCTGCACTTAAAGCTAAAAGGAAAACGTTTATTGTGACAGCCAATCCGGAAATTGTTATGGAAGCTGAAGATAACAATACTTATAAGCAAATTATCAAGCAGGCTGACTATGTGGTTGCGGATGGCATTGGGGTAGTTATTGGTTCAAAGTTGATAGGAAATCCGCTTCCTGAAAGAATTGCTGGTTATGATTTAATGCAACAGCTGCTTGAACGGGCAAATCAAGAGCGGCTTAGTTGTTATTTTCTTGGATCAAACGAGGTGGTCCTAGGTAAGGCAGTAGAGAATATTGCTAACATTTTTCCTGATTTAGTTGTGGCAGGAAAACATCATGGCTATTTTGACCTCGATGATGCTGCCGTTGCCGATGCCATTGAAAGAACTCAACCTGATATCATTTTTGTAGGATTAGGGTTTCCAAACCAGGAGAAATGGATACACCGTTATTATAGCCAATTTAACCACGGCTTGTTTATGGGGGTCGGTGGCAGCTTGGACGGTTTGGCTGGCTATGTCAAGCGTGCACCTAAGATCTGGCAGAAATTGAATGTAGAGTGGCTTTATAGGTTAATCAAACAACCGTCACGCTGGAAACGGATGTTACAGTTGCCGCGATTCATTTGGCATATCTTATGGAAAAAGTGA
- the tagH gene encoding teichoic acids export ABC transporter ATP-binding subunit TagH, whose amino-acid sequence MAKSVIVNDVTKIYKLFSSPKERLLDLVIPRKSYGEDFYALQNVSFDVDEGDIVGFVGVNGSGKSTLSNIIAGVVPESSGSVEVKGQAAIIAVNSGLDNKLTGRENIELKLLMLGFNKQQINELENEIIEFAEVEKFIDQPVKSYSSGMKSRLGFAISVNVDPDILLIDEALSVGDKAFAEKSLAKMYEFKESGKTMFFVSHSIGQMKKFCEKVVWLEYGRVKEYGAAKEVLEHYEEFLEKYKKMSKKEKQEYQEEVTRKQSGIKEAT is encoded by the coding sequence TGTAAATGATGTTACAAAGATATATAAATTGTTTAGCAGCCCGAAAGAGCGGTTACTTGATCTTGTGATTCCTAGGAAATCCTATGGAGAAGACTTTTATGCGCTTCAGAATGTCAGTTTCGATGTGGACGAGGGTGACATCGTAGGCTTTGTCGGAGTGAATGGTTCAGGAAAGTCCACTTTGTCTAATATTATTGCGGGCGTTGTTCCGGAATCTTCTGGATCGGTAGAAGTGAAGGGACAAGCTGCTATAATTGCAGTTAATTCTGGACTGGATAATAAGTTAACAGGTCGTGAAAATATAGAATTGAAGCTTCTTATGTTAGGCTTTAATAAACAGCAAATCAATGAACTCGAGAATGAGATTATTGAATTTGCAGAAGTTGAAAAGTTTATTGATCAGCCAGTAAAGTCGTATTCAAGTGGGATGAAGTCACGTCTTGGCTTTGCGATCTCAGTTAATGTGGATCCTGATATATTGCTAATTGATGAAGCCCTATCTGTTGGTGATAAAGCATTTGCCGAAAAAAGTTTAGCGAAGATGTATGAGTTTAAAGAGAGCGGGAAAACAATGTTTTTTGTCAGCCACTCGATTGGGCAGATGAAGAAGTTTTGCGAGAAGGTAGTCTGGCTTGAATATGGCAGAGTAAAGGAATATGGAGCTGCTAAGGAAGTTCTCGAGCACTATGAAGAATTTTTAGAGAAGTATAAGAAGATGTCTAAAAAAGAAAAACAGGAATATCAAGAAGAAGTAACGCGTAAACAAAGTGGAATAAAAGAAGCAACGTAA